One Harpia harpyja isolate bHarHar1 chromosome 23, bHarHar1 primary haplotype, whole genome shotgun sequence genomic window, aagaaaaacaaaactttcgTGCGCTCAAGCTCCGTTCGGTTCCAGGACTCGGGATTTATGGTCCCCTCCCTACCCAAACTCCACTCTTTTCGCGACAGGACACCGACAGGCGAAAATAGGCACTTCCACGGCCTCCCACATGTGGAAAGGGGGCAATTTGGTGacagataaaatagaaaaaaaccggTTTATTATCCCCGAAGAAACACAAGCCGGAGCGCGgggcgccgggcggcggcggggcggggcggggcgggcggcaccAATCAGCGCCCGCCGCGCTCCTATAAatgggggcgccgccgccgcccccgcccagTGCTGCCCGCGCCGCCGTCATGGCCGAGACCGCGCCCGCTgctgcgcccgccgccgccgccccggtccccgccgccAAGAAGCCGAAGAAGGCGGCGGGCGGCTCCAGGGCCCGCAAGCCGGCGGGCCCCAGCGTCACCGAGCTGATCACCAAGGCCGTGTCCGCCTCCAAGGAGCGCAAGGGGCTCTCGCTCGCCGCGCTCAAGAAGGCGCTGGCCGCCGGCGGCTACGACGTGGAGAAGAACAACAGCCGCATCAAGCTGGGGCTCAAGAGCCTGGTTAGCAAGGGCACCCTGGTGCAGACTAAGGGTATTGGGGCGTCGGGATCTTTTCGTCTTAGTAAGAAACCCGCTGAAGTAAAGGAAAAAGCTCCCAAGAAGCGGGCAGCCGCCGCCAAGCCCAAGAAGCCGGCAGCCAAGAAGCCCGCTAGCGCCGCCAAGAAGCCGAAGAAAGCGGCGGCAGTGAAGAAGAGCCCCAAGAAAGCAAAGAAGCCAGCGGCCACCGCTGCCAAGAAAACAGCCAAGAGCCCCAAGAAGGTGACCAAGGCTGCCAAGCCCAAAaaagcggcggcagcagcgaagAGCCCGGCCAAGGCGAAGGCGGTGAAGCCCAAAGCAGCCAAGCCCAAGGCGGCCAAGCCCAAAGCGGCCAAGG contains:
- the LOC128135513 gene encoding histone H1.10-like, whose translation is MAETAPAAAPAAAAPVPAAKKPKKAAGGSRARKPAGPSVTELITKAVSASKERKGLSLAALKKALAAGGYDVEKNNSRIKLGLKSLVSKGTLVQTKGIGASGSFRLSKKPAEVKEKAPKKRAAAAKPKKPAAKKPASAAKKPKKAAAVKKSPKKAKKPAATAAKKTAKSPKKVTKAAKPKKAAAAAKSPAKAKAVKPKAAKPKAAKPKAAKAKKAVPKKK